A window from Exiguobacterium marinum DSM 16307 encodes these proteins:
- the dtd gene encoding D-aminoacyl-tRNA deacylase: MRVLLQRVKEASVTVEDEVVGAIKAGYLLLVGVTHEDTEEEVNWLADKVTGLRVFEDDQEKMNLSIQDVSGQILSVSQFTLYGDTMKGRRPAFTKAAKPDMAETLYEKFNERLRSNGLVVETGRFGEMMDVALVNDGPVTLMLEKNA; this comes from the coding sequence GTGCGTGTATTATTGCAACGAGTGAAAGAAGCATCGGTCACAGTCGAGGATGAAGTCGTCGGGGCAATCAAAGCTGGATACTTGCTTCTCGTCGGTGTGACACATGAAGATACTGAAGAAGAAGTGAACTGGCTCGCCGACAAAGTGACCGGACTTCGCGTCTTCGAGGACGATCAAGAAAAGATGAACTTATCGATTCAAGATGTGTCTGGTCAAATTTTGTCAGTCTCTCAGTTCACATTGTATGGAGATACGATGAAAGGACGACGACCTGCTTTCACAAAGGCAGCGAAACCGGACATGGCCGAGACGCTCTATGAAAAGTTCAACGAGCGACTTCGGTCAAATGGACTCGTCGTCGAGACGGGACGCTTTGGTGAGATGATGGACGTCGCACTTGTCAATGACGGACCGGTCACACTCATGCTCGAAAAAAACGCTTGA
- a CDS encoding RelA/SpoT family protein gives MTKKQIVSIEDLLDALGEYMGDDDITEVKRAYEYAKLHHTGQFRRSGEPYILHPVQVAGILVDIGLDATTIIGALLHDVVEDTDISLQQLTDDFGPDVAMLVDGVTKLGKIKYKSKKEELAENHRKMIIAMAEDVRVILIKLADRLHNMRTLQHMPKEKQVQKAEETLEIFAPLAHRMGISTIKWELEDISLRYINPQQYYKIVSMMKQKRTEREALVTSVITEVNGVLEEVHIDADVNGRPKHIYSIYNKMFKHKKEFNEIYDLMAVRIIVDSIRDCYAVLGIIHTQYKPMPGRFKDYIAMPKPNMYQSLHTTVIGPKGEPLEVQIRTKDMHFIAEFGIAAHWAYKEGKNVSTNGFDEKIAHLREILELQKDTTDAEEFMESLKVDFFSDMLYVFTPKGDVFELPKGSVPIDYAYRIHTEIGHRMTGAKVNGRMVPLDYKLETGDIIEIITSKHSYGPSKDWLKLAVSSQAKNKIRQWFKRQQREENVEKGKDLVEAEIKKLGFEPKEVIDEPALSIVVEKFNFGNEEEMYAAVGYQGITAAQVAHKLTEKQRKEPKLELSEAISELKVSQSPKKKTTEAGVTVKGIDNMLVRMSRCCNPVPGDEIVGYITRGRGVSIHRKDCLNIVNEQHPERLLDVEWEVGQAKEKNYNVDIEITGYDRSGLLNDVLQAVSATNTNIIAVSGRGDQNKQARISMTISIPNVNHLQKVVERIKQISDVYSVSRVMMT, from the coding sequence ATGACCAAAAAACAAATCGTAAGTATTGAGGATCTTCTCGACGCGCTCGGGGAGTATATGGGTGACGACGATATAACCGAAGTGAAACGCGCTTACGAATACGCAAAACTTCATCATACCGGTCAGTTCCGACGTTCGGGCGAGCCCTATATCCTCCATCCGGTCCAAGTGGCCGGCATTCTCGTTGATATTGGCTTAGATGCCACGACGATCATCGGAGCACTCTTGCATGATGTTGTCGAAGACACGGATATTTCGTTACAGCAATTGACGGACGATTTCGGTCCGGATGTGGCCATGCTTGTAGATGGGGTCACGAAACTTGGTAAAATCAAATATAAATCGAAAAAAGAAGAACTCGCAGAGAACCACCGGAAGATGATTATCGCGATGGCTGAAGATGTGCGCGTCATCTTGATCAAACTTGCGGACCGTCTCCATAACATGCGTACACTTCAGCATATGCCGAAAGAGAAACAAGTCCAAAAGGCAGAAGAAACGCTTGAAATCTTTGCACCGCTCGCACACCGGATGGGGATTTCAACGATTAAATGGGAGCTCGAAGATATTTCGTTACGATATATCAACCCGCAGCAATACTACAAGATCGTCTCGATGATGAAACAAAAACGGACGGAACGAGAAGCGCTCGTCACTTCTGTCATCACAGAAGTGAACGGAGTTCTTGAAGAAGTGCACATCGATGCCGATGTAAACGGTCGGCCGAAACATATCTATTCCATCTACAATAAAATGTTCAAGCACAAAAAAGAATTTAATGAAATTTATGATTTGATGGCGGTCCGGATTATCGTTGACTCGATTCGTGATTGTTATGCGGTGCTCGGAATCATCCACACGCAATACAAACCGATGCCAGGACGATTCAAAGATTATATTGCCATGCCGAAACCGAACATGTACCAGTCGCTCCATACGACGGTGATCGGTCCTAAGGGTGAACCGCTCGAAGTCCAGATTCGAACGAAGGATATGCATTTCATCGCCGAGTTCGGGATTGCGGCACACTGGGCGTATAAAGAAGGGAAGAATGTCTCGACGAACGGATTCGACGAGAAAATCGCGCACCTTCGTGAGATTCTCGAACTTCAAAAAGACACGACGGATGCAGAAGAATTCATGGAGTCCCTCAAGGTCGACTTCTTTAGTGACATGCTTTACGTGTTCACGCCAAAAGGGGACGTGTTCGAGTTACCAAAAGGCTCTGTTCCGATTGACTATGCTTACCGAATCCATACGGAGATCGGGCACCGGATGACGGGGGCAAAAGTGAACGGACGGATGGTCCCGCTCGACTATAAGCTCGAGACGGGCGACATCATTGAAATCATCACGTCGAAGCACAGTTACGGTCCGAGTAAGGACTGGTTGAAGCTCGCCGTTTCGAGTCAGGCGAAGAATAAGATTCGCCAATGGTTCAAACGCCAACAGCGTGAAGAGAATGTCGAGAAAGGGAAAGATCTCGTCGAGGCGGAAATCAAAAAGCTTGGATTCGAACCGAAAGAAGTAATCGACGAGCCGGCACTCAGTATCGTCGTCGAGAAATTCAACTTTGGGAATGAAGAAGAAATGTATGCCGCTGTCGGTTATCAAGGCATCACTGCCGCTCAAGTCGCACATAAGTTGACCGAAAAGCAGCGAAAAGAGCCGAAGCTCGAGCTATCAGAAGCCATCAGCGAGTTAAAAGTCAGTCAGTCACCGAAGAAAAAGACGACGGAAGCAGGCGTGACGGTCAAAGGGATCGACAACATGCTTGTTCGGATGAGTCGTTGTTGTAACCCGGTACCGGGGGATGAGATCGTCGGGTATATCACCCGTGGACGCGGGGTCTCGATTCATCGGAAAGATTGCTTGAACATCGTCAACGAGCAACACCCGGAGCGTCTCCTAGATGTCGAATGGGAAGTTGGTCAGGCGAAAGAGAAAAACTATAACGTCGATATCGAAATCACTGGATATGACCGCTCAGGACTCCTGAACGATGTCCTTCAGGCCGTGTCGGCGACGAATACGAATATCATTGCCGTCAGCGGTCGGGGCGACCAAAACAAACAAGCCCGCATTTCGATGACGATCTCGATTCCAAACGTGAATCACCTGCAGAAAGTCGTCGAGCGCATCAAACAAATCTCAGACGTGTATTCGGTCAGCCGAGTCATGATGACGTGA
- a CDS encoding adenine phosphoribosyltransferase, with protein MNFKQHIKEVADYPKEGISFKDITSLMQDGEVYKKSVDELVAYARERGAELIAGPEARGFVVGCPAAYALELGFVPVRKEGKLPRETVRVSYGLEYGTDILTMHKDSIKPGQQVVILDDLLATGGTIEATIKMIEQLGGVVAGIGFLIELDGLGGRERLEGYDIFSLIRYED; from the coding sequence ATGAATTTCAAACAGCATATTAAAGAAGTAGCAGACTATCCAAAAGAGGGCATTAGCTTTAAAGATATCACGTCACTTATGCAAGATGGCGAAGTCTACAAGAAATCAGTAGATGAGCTCGTCGCTTATGCACGTGAGCGTGGAGCAGAGTTGATTGCTGGACCAGAAGCGCGCGGATTTGTCGTCGGTTGCCCGGCAGCCTATGCGCTCGAACTCGGGTTTGTACCGGTACGTAAAGAAGGAAAGTTACCGCGTGAGACAGTGCGTGTATCATACGGTCTCGAGTATGGAACGGACATCTTAACGATGCACAAAGATTCAATCAAACCTGGACAACAAGTTGTCATCCTTGATGATTTGCTCGCAACAGGTGGAACGATTGAAGCGACAATCAAAATGATTGAGCAACTTGGTGGAGTTGTAGCAGGAATCGGATTCTTGATCGAACTCGACGGACTCGGTGGACGAGAGCGTCTTGAAGGATACGACATCTTCTCACTCATCCGATACGAAGACTGA
- the recJ gene encoding single-stranded-DNA-specific exonuclease RecJ, with protein MSRRHIFHAVCYNLQLIGVKDMYHSKKQWVYPKTNLEDVTRLQSELNISAQLATLLVQRGHQDVEAAKAFLYAEEELVFHDPYLFEQMEKVVSRIKRSVDEGEMVLIYGDYDVDGVSASSVMWHALTEIGVMAECYIPNRFTEGYGPNKEAFQWAADEGFTLVITVDCGISGIEEATLLKDLGVDLIITDHHEPKETLPDAYAVIHPHIDPRYPYDKLAGAGVALKVAHAVLGRMPEELLDLAVLGTIADLVPLDGENRLLAKKGIAALEASKRPGILALREVCGLGDSVLNEESVGFAFGPRINAAGRLDSAMPALQMLLAEHVEEALELAKQLDKQNKERQDIVKTITAEAKELVEASMTEDRVLVVASEKWNPGVVGIVASRLVEAYYRPVILLCHDPETGKAKGSGRSIDGFDLFKELSKNEDILPHFGGHPAAAGMTLQSENVAELRERLNHQAESIPGDVFVPRVNVDLKLTVNDVSLDLITEIGKLAPFGMGNPSPRVVVADAKLRDIRQIGRDATHLKVQLAGDKRELDGIGFGFGHVVSEISQMAHVSVMGSLQVNEWNGMRKPQLMIQDLRVDDFQVFDYRGKKNSVQELKDLPKEHTSFLSFQGTSEDFPLHEDDEPLNRFVVLLDLPDDEAVLAEKLHEGVERIYCAFGQGDSFFERLPSREDFRTYYVHMATCERKNLRENLIRLSKERKWSKNTIQFMHQVFSELEFLVTMEDGLPGVNPEAPKRDLTEAPCYQRRIGRQQLEERFVYASLAELKERLQSLRLNKMQEAYT; from the coding sequence ATGTCAAGACGGCACATCTTTCACGCGGTCTGCTATAATCTACAATTGATTGGAGTGAAGGACATGTATCATTCGAAGAAACAGTGGGTCTATCCAAAAACAAATTTGGAAGACGTCACACGTTTACAAAGCGAATTAAATATATCAGCACAACTCGCGACGTTACTCGTTCAGCGTGGTCATCAGGACGTAGAGGCGGCCAAAGCATTTTTGTATGCCGAGGAAGAGCTCGTCTTTCATGATCCGTACTTGTTCGAACAGATGGAGAAAGTCGTGTCACGAATCAAGCGGTCGGTGGACGAAGGTGAGATGGTACTCATCTATGGAGACTATGACGTCGATGGTGTCAGCGCCTCTTCTGTCATGTGGCACGCCCTGACTGAAATTGGTGTCATGGCCGAGTGCTATATCCCGAACCGTTTCACAGAAGGTTATGGACCGAACAAAGAAGCGTTCCAGTGGGCGGCCGATGAAGGGTTCACATTGGTCATTACGGTGGATTGTGGGATTTCTGGAATTGAAGAAGCGACATTGTTGAAAGACCTTGGTGTCGATTTGATCATCACGGATCACCACGAGCCGAAAGAGACACTCCCGGACGCCTATGCGGTTATCCATCCGCACATCGACCCGAGATATCCATACGATAAACTTGCCGGTGCGGGGGTCGCCCTTAAAGTGGCGCATGCGGTTTTAGGAAGAATGCCGGAGGAACTCCTTGATTTGGCCGTTCTCGGCACGATTGCCGACCTCGTTCCACTAGACGGAGAGAATCGACTGCTAGCGAAAAAAGGGATCGCGGCACTCGAAGCTTCGAAGCGACCAGGTATCTTAGCATTACGAGAAGTGTGTGGTCTCGGTGACAGTGTATTGAATGAGGAGTCGGTCGGTTTTGCGTTCGGACCTCGTATCAATGCTGCGGGTCGTCTCGACTCGGCGATGCCGGCGCTTCAAATGCTCCTCGCCGAGCATGTCGAGGAAGCACTTGAGCTCGCGAAACAACTCGATAAGCAAAATAAAGAGCGTCAAGATATCGTCAAGACGATCACCGCTGAAGCGAAAGAACTCGTCGAAGCGTCGATGACAGAGGACCGTGTGCTTGTGGTCGCGAGTGAGAAATGGAACCCTGGAGTTGTCGGAATCGTCGCTTCTCGTCTCGTCGAAGCGTACTATCGTCCGGTCATCCTCCTCTGTCACGACCCGGAAACGGGCAAGGCGAAGGGTTCGGGGCGATCGATTGACGGGTTTGACCTGTTTAAAGAACTCTCTAAAAATGAAGACATCTTGCCACACTTCGGGGGACACCCAGCCGCGGCAGGGATGACGTTACAGTCTGAAAACGTCGCTGAGCTACGGGAACGACTGAACCATCAAGCGGAATCGATTCCCGGTGACGTGTTCGTGCCTCGGGTCAATGTCGATTTGAAACTGACGGTCAACGACGTCTCGCTCGATTTGATTACAGAAATCGGCAAACTCGCGCCATTTGGGATGGGTAACCCATCACCACGTGTTGTCGTGGCAGATGCGAAACTACGTGACATTCGTCAAATCGGACGTGATGCAACACATTTGAAAGTACAGCTCGCCGGAGACAAGCGTGAGCTCGATGGTATCGGGTTCGGGTTCGGACACGTCGTCTCGGAAATCTCGCAGATGGCTCATGTCTCGGTGATGGGGAGTCTTCAGGTGAACGAATGGAACGGGATGCGAAAGCCTCAGCTCATGATTCAAGATTTACGTGTCGATGACTTCCAAGTATTTGACTACCGTGGGAAGAAAAACTCGGTGCAAGAGTTGAAGGACCTGCCGAAAGAACATACGTCGTTCCTGTCATTCCAAGGAACATCAGAGGATTTTCCGCTTCATGAAGACGATGAACCACTCAATCGTTTCGTCGTCCTGCTCGATCTTCCTGACGATGAGGCGGTTCTCGCAGAAAAACTTCATGAAGGTGTCGAACGAATCTATTGTGCGTTCGGACAAGGGGACTCGTTCTTTGAACGTCTTCCGTCGCGTGAGGATTTCCGAACGTATTATGTGCATATGGCGACTTGCGAACGGAAAAATCTACGTGAAAACCTGATTCGTTTGTCAAAAGAGCGAAAATGGTCAAAAAATACGATTCAATTTATGCATCAAGTATTCTCTGAACTCGAATTTCTTGTTACAATGGAAGACGGACTGCCTGGAGTCAATCCGGAAGCACCGAAACGCGATTTGACCGAGGCGCCGTGCTATCAACGCCGGATTGGACGCCAACAACTCGAAGAGCGTTTCGTATACGCGTCATTGGCAGAGCTCAAAGAGCGGTTACAATCGTTGCGATTGAACAAGATGCAGGAGGCATACACATAA
- the zupT gene encoding zinc transporter ZupT yields the protein MDSTIIYAFLLTLFAGLATGIGSMIAFFAKRTNTAFLSISLGFSGGVMIYVSFIEIFPKALEELVGAHGESTGTIYTVLAFFGGMFLIGLIDKFIPKMENPHEVKFVESMQNDPSTQELATTATNESTNITHPETQNRLRKMGIFMALAIGIHNFPEGLATFISALDDPAVGLAIAIAIALHNIPEGIAVSVPIYYATGSRKKAFKLSMLSGLAEPAGAAIGFLILMPFLSDTVFGLLFAAVGGIMVFISLDELLPAAREYGRAHHSMYGMVAGMIVMATSLILLM from the coding sequence ATGGATAGTACGATTATTTATGCGTTCCTCCTCACCTTGTTTGCAGGACTTGCGACAGGGATCGGGAGTATGATCGCATTCTTTGCGAAACGAACAAACACAGCTTTCTTATCGATATCACTCGGTTTTTCCGGAGGTGTCATGATTTATGTATCATTCATCGAAATTTTCCCAAAAGCGCTTGAAGAGCTTGTTGGCGCACACGGAGAATCCACAGGTACGATTTATACAGTCCTTGCGTTCTTCGGTGGTATGTTCTTGATTGGCTTGATTGATAAATTCATCCCAAAAATGGAGAACCCGCACGAGGTCAAATTCGTTGAATCGATGCAAAATGATCCGTCTACTCAAGAATTGGCGACGACCGCAACAAATGAATCGACCAACATCACTCATCCGGAAACACAAAACCGCCTAAGAAAAATGGGGATTTTCATGGCACTCGCTATCGGAATTCATAACTTTCCTGAAGGGTTGGCGACGTTCATCTCGGCACTTGATGATCCTGCCGTCGGTCTTGCCATCGCGATCGCCATCGCCTTGCATAACATTCCGGAAGGGATTGCCGTCTCGGTTCCAATCTATTATGCGACGGGTTCACGGAAGAAGGCGTTCAAACTTTCGATGTTATCTGGACTTGCCGAACCGGCCGGAGCTGCCATCGGTTTTTTGATTCTCATGCCGTTCTTGAGCGACACGGTATTCGGACTATTATTCGCGGCAGTCGGTGGAATCATGGTATTCATCTCACTTGACGAATTGCTACCTGCCGCCCGCGAATATGGGCGTGCCCATCACTCAATGTATGGAATGGTCGCCGGGATGATTGTTATGGCGACAAGTCTGATTCTATTGATGTAA
- a CDS encoding methyl-accepting chemotaxis protein translates to MDVKRFVRPFKNWKGWTRKRSGVKQNRRSSLKRRMAIALVPTIIALVIVGALGSYQLRQSTAAYDRVLSEGMQEMLLAENLSLAVTDAERYLNYYMLVANPKTLISLQGVQENRDELMKKLNASSSDEKILSWLEDLEKFNELLDREMNRAIELRQQQDEIGYKTVLNTSVTPTTDRVRMTVTDLVEYKGGLLESETEVVQKDAESSIFWMIVISVVGVVIGILSLLALQRLFLKPINRLGRQARIMAEGDLTGEDIEVASNDELGDLVTAFNEMKHNLVGLIRRVGEASDKVTAYSEELYASTDHVATTTQGVSRLFEDMNIAAQGSSKRAEEGTIGVNQAVDGLNQIAAASQGVNEQTIHTLEAANGGLDTVQLAEKRMQEIRRANEMTNQMVSRLSNQSLEIEKITRSITAITEQTNLLALNAAIEAARAGEHGKGFAVVAAEVRKLAEESKQSAIQIQTVVRDIQRDTEQVESAFEESSVHVENGVSQMGEVAEAFREIVAVIEETSRQMSEIAAATEEVSANTTEVAVSVEDMSTNAVSTQRSVEEAGANVEEQLAAIQEINGIAETMSHMSSELKDVVHVFKTN, encoded by the coding sequence ATGGATGTGAAACGATTTGTAAGACCGTTCAAAAATTGGAAAGGGTGGACACGGAAACGAAGCGGTGTGAAACAAAATAGACGTTCTTCACTTAAAAGACGTATGGCAATCGCACTAGTTCCGACGATTATCGCCCTCGTCATTGTTGGAGCACTCGGGTCATATCAGTTGAGACAATCGACTGCTGCTTACGATCGGGTCCTCAGTGAAGGGATGCAAGAGATGCTCCTCGCAGAAAATTTGTCATTGGCAGTAACGGATGCTGAACGATATTTGAATTATTATATGCTTGTCGCAAATCCAAAGACACTCATTAGTTTACAGGGGGTTCAAGAGAATCGTGATGAGTTGATGAAAAAACTCAACGCATCGTCTTCAGATGAGAAAATCTTATCTTGGCTAGAAGACTTGGAAAAGTTTAACGAACTGTTGGACCGCGAAATGAATCGTGCGATCGAACTTCGCCAGCAACAAGACGAGATTGGATATAAGACTGTACTCAATACGAGTGTGACGCCTACGACGGACCGTGTCCGCATGACGGTGACAGATCTTGTCGAGTATAAAGGAGGCCTCCTTGAGTCTGAGACGGAGGTGGTTCAAAAGGATGCAGAAAGTTCGATTTTTTGGATGATTGTCATCAGTGTTGTCGGTGTCGTAATTGGAATTCTTTCTCTCTTAGCACTACAACGCCTATTCCTAAAACCGATCAACCGACTCGGTCGTCAAGCCCGAATCATGGCGGAAGGTGATTTGACGGGAGAAGATATCGAAGTCGCATCAAACGATGAACTTGGAGACCTTGTGACGGCGTTTAACGAGATGAAACATAACCTTGTCGGTTTGATTCGTCGCGTGGGAGAAGCTTCAGATAAAGTCACAGCCTATTCAGAGGAACTTTACGCAAGCACAGATCATGTGGCAACGACGACACAAGGTGTCTCACGATTATTCGAAGACATGAATATAGCTGCCCAAGGGTCATCCAAGCGCGCGGAGGAAGGAACGATCGGTGTCAATCAAGCGGTTGACGGCTTGAATCAAATTGCTGCCGCTTCACAAGGAGTGAATGAACAGACGATTCATACACTCGAGGCGGCGAACGGTGGACTAGATACGGTTCAATTGGCCGAGAAGCGAATGCAAGAAATCCGTCGGGCAAATGAAATGACCAATCAAATGGTGAGTCGTCTGTCGAACCAGTCGCTAGAGATTGAAAAGATCACCCGTTCCATTACAGCCATTACGGAACAGACGAACTTGCTTGCCTTGAATGCGGCCATAGAAGCGGCACGTGCCGGTGAGCATGGTAAAGGATTCGCGGTCGTCGCTGCGGAGGTTCGAAAGCTTGCCGAAGAATCAAAGCAGTCCGCGATTCAAATTCAAACCGTCGTCCGCGACATTCAGCGGGACACAGAACAAGTCGAATCGGCGTTTGAGGAGTCGAGTGTGCACGTAGAGAACGGGGTATCGCAAATGGGTGAAGTGGCCGAAGCGTTCCGGGAGATTGTAGCGGTCATCGAAGAAACGTCGCGTCAAATGAGTGAGATTGCTGCAGCGACGGAAGAGGTAAGTGCCAATACGACAGAGGTCGCGGTATCGGTTGAAGATATGTCTACGAACGCTGTCTCGACACAGCGAAGTGTCGAAGAAGCGGGTGCGAACGTCGAAGAACAACTTGCGGCTATTCAGGAAATCAATGGGATTGCCGAGACGATGAGCCATATGTCCTCCGAATTAAAAGATGTTGTCCATGTATTTAAAACAAATTAA
- a CDS encoding NAD(P)-binding domain-containing protein, protein MNVENTSVLIIGGGVHGMTLAISYIEQGGKLDDLLIVDPNSDPLANWTRQTDSISMSHLRSTRVHHVSSNPYALKQFASRHAYRSNHFKDTFGRPSLELFNDHALMLWDELRLNDCFLGNERVMAVRKEGQGFHVQTDRRMIVADSVIVAIGQSASVVLPEWTNERCQHIFTKVRGDESNDVTVIGGGITALHYVVKRVNQGHRVTLVTRRPLEVSQFDADREFMGPKGLDQFNRLQQDWTTKRSFITRERKPGSAPNDLVLKVKRLIQTDAVTHQIGEVERHQDTLMVNGERLDDSEIVLCTGIRPQPVKETFLRPLIEQLDLPFTPCGTPVLNNRLEWTGGLYLTGAYADLIIGPFARAVYGGQEAARRIIPQLLSTQKSVRP, encoded by the coding sequence ATGAATGTTGAAAACACATCGGTATTAATTATTGGTGGTGGTGTCCACGGAATGACACTCGCCATCTCATATATAGAACAAGGCGGTAAATTAGATGATTTACTAATTGTCGATCCGAATTCCGACCCGCTGGCCAACTGGACGCGACAGACCGACTCGATTTCGATGTCGCACCTGCGTTCGACTCGTGTTCACCACGTCTCTTCAAACCCATACGCCTTGAAGCAATTCGCATCCCGTCATGCCTACCGTTCAAATCATTTCAAAGACACGTTTGGACGTCCGTCGCTCGAACTGTTCAACGATCATGCCTTGATGCTATGGGACGAACTTCGTCTAAATGACTGCTTTCTCGGGAATGAACGGGTAATGGCAGTTCGTAAAGAAGGGCAGGGTTTTCACGTCCAAACTGACCGACGTATGATTGTGGCGGACTCGGTCATTGTCGCGATCGGTCAATCTGCGTCCGTCGTATTGCCGGAATGGACGAACGAACGATGCCAGCACATTTTCACGAAAGTTCGAGGAGATGAATCAAATGATGTGACTGTAATCGGCGGTGGTATTACGGCACTCCATTATGTCGTCAAGCGCGTCAATCAAGGACATCGCGTCACACTCGTAACGAGACGTCCGCTAGAAGTCAGTCAGTTCGATGCAGATCGTGAGTTCATGGGACCGAAAGGATTGGACCAGTTCAATCGTTTACAGCAGGACTGGACGACAAAACGCTCGTTCATCACACGGGAGAGAAAACCAGGTTCTGCTCCGAACGACCTCGTCTTAAAAGTAAAGCGCTTGATTCAAACGGATGCCGTTACGCATCAAATCGGTGAAGTAGAACGTCATCAAGACACACTCATGGTAAATGGCGAGCGTCTAGACGACAGTGAAATCGTGTTGTGCACCGGGATACGACCTCAACCCGTGAAAGAAACGTTCTTACGACCATTGATCGAGCAACTCGATCTCCCTTTCACGCCGTGTGGAACCCCAGTGTTGAACAATCGACTTGAGTGGACAGGCGGTCTCTATTTAACCGGTGCATACGCCGACTTGATCATCGGTCCGTTCGCACGTGCCGTCTATGGCGGGCAAGAGGCAGCCCGTAGAATCATCCCCCAACTTCTCTCGACACAAAAAAGCGTCCGACCGTAA
- the yajC gene encoding preprotein translocase subunit YajC — METLVALLPMILIFVVFYFLLIRPQTKRQKEVQSMQNALERGDSVVTIGGLHGVVHQIEDTHVVLKCDQSLLRFNRSAVAEVVKKANASFEE; from the coding sequence ATGGAAACACTCGTTGCGTTATTACCAATGATCTTGATTTTCGTCGTATTTTACTTCCTTTTGATTCGTCCACAGACGAAACGCCAAAAAGAAGTACAATCGATGCAAAACGCCCTCGAGCGTGGCGACAGCGTTGTCACAATCGGCGGTTTACACGGCGTCGTTCATCAAATCGAAGACACACATGTCGTTTTGAAATGCGACCAGTCGCTTCTTCGCTTCAACCGAAGTGCAGTGGCAGAAGTCGTGAAAAAAGCGAATGCCTCATTTGAGGAATAA
- the tgt gene encoding tRNA guanosine(34) transglycosylase Tgt, producing the protein MTKHAVTYEHIHTCKQTGARHGIVHTPHGSFETPVFMPVGTQASVKTMAPEQVKAMGANIILSNTYHLWVRPGHDVIKQAGGLHKFMNWDGAILTDSGGFQVFSLADLRNIQEEGVHFRNHLNGDKLFLSPEKAMEIQNALGSDIMMAFDECPPYPATHEYMKKSVERTSRWAERCLEAHERPEDQALFGIIQGGEYEDLRRQSAQDLVSLDFPGYAVGGLSVGEPKDVMYRALEFTTPLMPENKPRYLMGVGSPDALIEGSIRGIDMFDCVLPTRIARNGTLMTSKGRVTIKQAKYKTDFGPIDEKCDCNTCKNYSRAYVHHLIRAEEMFGLHLCTTHNLHFLVKLMEQVRQAIREDRLLDFKEEFFEEYGYNKPNAKNF; encoded by the coding sequence ATGACAAAACATGCAGTCACTTACGAACACATTCACACATGTAAACAGACCGGAGCGCGGCACGGGATCGTCCATACGCCGCATGGCTCATTCGAGACACCGGTCTTCATGCCGGTCGGAACGCAAGCGAGCGTTAAAACGATGGCACCAGAACAAGTCAAGGCGATGGGCGCGAACATCATCTTGTCGAACACGTACCATCTATGGGTACGTCCGGGCCATGACGTCATCAAACAAGCCGGTGGTCTTCATAAATTCATGAACTGGGATGGCGCGATTCTAACGGACTCGGGCGGCTTTCAAGTATTCTCTCTCGCTGATCTTCGAAACATTCAAGAAGAAGGTGTCCATTTCCGCAATCACTTGAACGGAGACAAGTTGTTCTTGTCACCTGAGAAAGCGATGGAGATTCAAAACGCGCTCGGGTCGGATATTATGATGGCATTTGATGAGTGCCCGCCATATCCGGCGACACATGAATACATGAAGAAATCGGTCGAACGTACGAGCCGTTGGGCAGAACGTTGCCTCGAGGCACACGAACGTCCAGAAGACCAAGCGCTCTTCGGTATTATTCAAGGTGGAGAATATGAAGATCTTCGTCGTCAAAGCGCGCAAGACCTTGTCTCACTCGATTTCCCAGGATATGCGGTAGGAGGTCTCTCGGTCGGTGAACCGAAAGACGTTATGTATCGTGCCCTTGAATTCACGACACCTCTCATGCCTGAAAACAAACCACGCTATTTGATGGGTGTCGGCTCGCCAGATGCATTGATTGAAGGATCGATTCGTGGAATCGACATGTTCGATTGCGTCCTTCCGACACGAATCGCGCGTAACGGGACGCTCATGACATCAAAAGGTCGTGTCACGATTAAACAAGCAAAATATAAGACAGACTTCGGTCCAATCGATGAGAAGTGTGACTGTAACACGTGTAAAAATTATTCGCGTGCGTATGTCCATCACTTGATTCGTGCGGAAGAGATGTTCGGACTTCACTTGTGCACGACACATAACCTTCACTTCCTCGTGAAGTTGATGGAGCAGGTTCGTCAAGCGATTCGTGAAGACCGTTTGCTCGATTTCAAAGAAGAGTTCTTCGAAGAATACGGTTACAACAAGCCAAACGCGAAGAATTTCTAA